The Juglans regia cultivar Chandler chromosome 6, Walnut 2.0, whole genome shotgun sequence genome contains the following window.
AGCCTCAGGCCTGGTTTATGTCTTTTGATCATGCATGCTATTGGGACGGATGGTCCCAAACGATCACAATATGAATtgcagtttttttaaaaatacataaatttaataatattcacttctttaaccattaaaaaaattaaaaaaaaaagaattggtcCAATTCATCTGTTGAAAAAGCTTTTCCCCCGAGTTAAAGCACATGATCAATCTTCTatcaatctatttttttcaaaagataaaaaaggaaatatctTTTGATCTCTTGAAATATTGAAATGAGAACTAATacagacacaaagagattacacaaaataaatacacaaacaaATATGACTTCATAgaatctgttagatctactttataataaaagtaactttataatttaacgtaccacatcaaaccacatcagtttgtaggtttatttttgtgtaattactttatggttaaagtattttctataattatatagttgtaATATATGTGGATCCACCGAGTGTTATATCAATTGAAGTTACATAAATTACACATATAGCATGttgtaatatataatagaatgaGAGTCGTCGTTCGTATTCCGAGACtatcaaataatctttcaaatttctattttatgtGAACAAGAGGACTACAACGTCTGTCTCTATCCGGGTCCATCTTGACatttatgatcatgatcatgatgatcatcaccTTGCATGCTGCATTATTCTAGCTAATGGCTTGTCATTAGTACTGTTCATCTGGGCCGAATTTTTTCCTGACCCGATCGGAACTCGGAAAACCGGATTCTGGTTCTAGGTTCCGACCCGGATCATAATGGATCCAAAACCCGGATTGCAAAACCCAGACCAACACGGTTAGGGACCAGGGACCCAGGTACCGGGTCAAACCCATTGATTAAACCCCACCCCAGCTCACTTgacccccctctctctctctctccgtctctcttaCTCTCTCTCGTTTATTTGCAGCGAAAACCTAGTCTAAACTGCCACCATCCCCTAACCCCTAATTAGCTGTCTCTGTGGCCATGCGACCTTGGAATTGTCCCcgactcacttctctctctctctctctctctctctctagtctcttgctctctctctagTTGCGCTGCGGCAGAAGTAGAAACTCTAGGTCCCTAGCCGCCGCCATCGTAACCCCGTCGCCGCATCTCCTTTGCCGTCGCCGCATCTATTTGCCGTTGAGATGGGTTGTGCAGTGGTGGATGGATTCTTTGACCATCTGTTTGCTAGTGGGCATGTATTTTTTGAATGTTtggaaacttgtttttttttaatctgtattGGGTATCGACTTTCTCTATTTTATCTATTTGGTTGTCgggaaagttgaaggaaaaaaacccaaatttatttatttcgtccttttcactctctgtttgtataaataatttactcatccatgcttgtttcagtccaagagaaattttcataaacacaATAGTTGAGTCCAGTGTATCTGGAATTCTTGATGGTGAAGTCGATGGAGCTTAAAAAGCCTTCTTTCATCTTTGTCTaaaggattttattaaaaaaaaaaaaaaatccggataCGATCCGGAACTCGGATTTCCGGGTTTTAAAAACTCGAATTCACCTATGTTCCGGCCCGGGTCTGACCCGGACCAATCCAGtccgggtttgaaacccgggttcccaggttggaacccggatgaacacccctactTGTCATGAATGATAGACAtggatattttttcatatttattatcaataaGCAACGAGTATTTGTACCAATTAagctaatattattttatatagtacgtaatagagaaaccatctaattaattagtgatGTTGTCTGGAGTtgaaagctatatatatatttaataaattaattatatatatactgcccattaaattattaatttgactaAAATATGGAAATTTGAAGCGAATTCAATacacataaattattattatagtcTAGTACTGTTAGTTAGTTATCTACTGATGTAAGCATTAAGCAAGGAGCcctatcaaatatataatattaattaatttgtcaaAAGGTGgactaattaatttgtattttatcaAGATCAGATTAATTAATAACGTATGAATGAAGGCATTGCATTTGATGACTAAGAACAAGAAAATTGAGTAGTAAAACACATGAAAACTTGTACGCGCTTCTAATTTCTTGCCAACAACCAGctcatgaattaattaatttataagatcgAATAGTTCCTAAACATATCTTATGTAAacacaatattaatatatcagtGATCATGCAACGAATTATATGGCTCTTATATATCactgatatatttatatatatatacacatacatacatacatacatacatacatgcaacGAGAGGGGTGCCCTAGTAGATCAccgatatatttatatatatatatatatatatatccatctcTATCATCACTCTCCTTGCCACTTGTGGGTCGACATTCCTGAACAATTTTATCTCTGgcaaatttttcttttggttggtAACATTTGTGACTTGTGACTAATTCAGtctctattttataaattgaagatcAATGATATCATGCAATGAAAAACTCTACGTACATGATCTTTTTAAGTATCATCTTGCAATATTTCGATGTTATTTCTGGCCCCCATTTTAAGCAAGCTTAAAAGCAAGTAGCTCTAATACATGAATTATTGACAGATTTCTTAGGGCAAGCTTCAACACAAGCAATCATGTTGCAAGACACGAGTTCTAAGCCTAACTTGATTGTGGTGGCATTTACGGGAACCCGCCCGTTCGATCCAGTTGCATGGGGAACAGATGTCGATTTGTCCTGGTTTGAGATTCCAAACGTGGGCAAGGTCCACAGTGGCTTTATGAAAGCTCTTGGCCTGCAGAAAGATACAGGTTGGCCTAAGGAAATAAACCAATTAGGAAGTCATGACCAAAGACAGTTTGCTTATTATGCAATAAGACAAAGGCTGCGAGAAATATTGCAGAAGAATGAGGGAGCTAAGTTTATATTAACAGGACACAGCTTGGGTGGGGCATTGGCCATTCTGTTTGTGACTGTGCTAGCAATGCATGAGGAGGCATGGCTGTTGGAGAAGTTGGAAGGGGTTTACACATTTGGGCAGCCAAGGGTTGGGAACAAACAGTTTGGGGATTATATGaaggagaagttgaaaaagtatgATGTGAGCTATTTTAGATTTGTTTACTGCAATGACTTGGTTCCCAGGGTCCCTTATgatgatgaatttattttttttgagcaCTGTGCGCCATGCATCTACTTCAACAGCTTCTATGAATCAAAGGTCAGTCCTCTCTTTCTGGACAAATTATATCTACTGTTATATAGGAATTACGATATTACTTAACACAATGCATGACATGCATTTTGATTGGAATTCAGGTTTTATTGGAGGAGCCGAATAAGAACTACTTCGGATTGTTCTGGGAGATACCGAAGTACGTAAATGCAGTTTTTGAGCTAATACGTGGTTTCATAATCCCGTATATGAAGGGTGAAGAATACAAAGAAAGTCTGCTAATGCAAATGTGTAGGGTGATGGGATTGATCATTCCGGGATTATCAGCACATCTTCCTCCAGATTATGTTAATGCCACCAGATTGGGATCCTTACCTACGGAACTCCAAAACCCAACGCATGATGATCAGCACAAGCTGGATTCTAAAGCTGAGTAGTACTACTCATGATTGATTGGTGAAATCGTAATAGCTTATAGTTTTTCAGGGTTTTGCTGATTTCAACATGAGCGAATAAAACTATTGGTGAAATTATATACAGTAGCTTACTTTTTAGGGTTTGTTGATTtcaacagaggaaaaaaaaaaaaaaaaagtctttcaaGAAGTATCTATGCAAATTACTAGGATGTCTTTTTACTTCTAAACCCACTCCCTACATTTTGGgagttgtattttaattaaggTTAAaggaacaatatatatatatatatatatataatctatattttcTAATGACATTTTTATAACCAATATCACATgtactttacatatatatatatatatatatatatatcaatttgaaaaccaagCTATATATGTGGGGACATAATCTAACCATGGGCTCCACATGAGTAAATAATCTAACTATGTACTGCAAAAAGCTGCATGTGGACCAACAAATTATAGGTCACCTAACAACATATGTTAATACATAACTTGCAAAAGACGAGAAAAGACAAGACATGCATGTTCACTGATAAAAGAAAAGATTCTAACAAGCAAATTATAGATTACTCCTTCAAGAATCTATACGAGCTTCTTAAGGGGGGCTTCCTCCAGCACTTCTTCCATTGACTTTcaattcaatctttttcttccctCTATTTCTTTAATTACCTTGTTATAACGACAAAGAGAGAAATTGAGATTAAGAGCTTGTAATTAATTTGCACATCTTTATAGTACTATTTCTACGTACTGTCCCCTTAATTTATGGACGCAAGTGTGATCAACACCAAACAATGTAAACTCGTGCATGCATGTcacctaattaatttatttcacatcatttttatttatttttatcatgtttaTGGCCAACTCATGTTGGCTACTAAATCTAGAAGTAATCAATCTGACATCAACACGTACGTACAAGTGATCACTATATAATTAACATactcaagaaaataataattccgTGGAAATCCTAtttaatatacaaaataaaatttactgaACCCTtgacatttatatttttaagattaatttaCAAGTATagtaaatatcattaaaatatcatatatatatatatatatatatatgtcacttTTATCTATaactaaagaaaacaaataccaaaaacataatcaaattacCGTAATTTCATCTGTGATCAGTCTTGATCAGATTATACAATACTAATTTCAGAAAAGGAACATTCATGAAATTCATCAGCTGATCATCTGGCAGCAAACCCTAGAGTACTCCCCATGCATGAATGATGAGCATGCAGCTTGTTGATGTCACACTACAATGGGAATCACCTTTCCGGGCAATCCACTTTCGCtggaaaaatcaataaaatcgCCGCCTATAACCTTTTCCAACGATTTATAAATCGTTGGACGTTTGCCCGTATTAAAGCTCCAATTTTGGTCTACTCCAACGGAAGCAAAAAAATCGCTGGGAGATCTATTTTCTTTACCAGCAAAAAACATTTGTCGCAAATAGTACattttatcgccgcaattgcaAGATGTTAATCGTTGGAAAAAATTAATTCCAGCAATTTAATACTGTCGCTAAAAGAGGGAAAATTGTCGGAAATATTCTTTCCCAACGATTTTTttaaatcgccgcaattgatTAAACAGCTTTGAAATAACAATTGCGGCAATAAAAATGCACTAATATAGATCAATACaagcgatttaaaaatcgctgcaattgaattATTGGTTTTGTGAACTCAGTTGCAGCGATTATAATATCGCTGGTAATTATAAtcattgcaaaaaataaaataaatcgcCGCTAATGCTGAAATCTATTCCAACGGCTTAATTAAATCGCTGGAAATACTTGTCTCAATGCAAATTATCTTGAAACAAACAATACGAATATTTgctcaattttcataaatatttatcaaaatcttATAGCCTGTATTAGACCAAGAAGCCTGTCTTTATAATTACGATACAGGACAAGGAGACAATAGCTTCGGTGCTACTAAACAGAAAATAGCCTGAATTGGGCCAAGAAGCCTTGTCTTTATAATTATGGCATAGGGAAAGAGACAACAACTTCGGTGCTACTAAAGAGAACACACCAAATACAACAATAAAGTCAAACTGGCATTTtcaacttttccttcccaactCAAACTCATCAGTtacaaaataaacagaaaaaagGTGGTGAACTAAACTAATCAATACAATcagtagaaaaaataatagtgcCGCTCATTGCTAGATAGCCGCTTGTTCTGGTAACCATTGCCACACTTTCACTTCATCGGCTCTTTCACCAGTAAAAAACACGCCAACAGGACCCATCTGAATTGCACTTGTTTAGCAAAAATTTTACCCCTCTCCGAAAATCTAACCAGCACAgaccaaaagaaaacaaatagatAAAAGTGGGTTCTTGAAAACAGGAATAGACTCCCAAAAGAAATTCgaattaaaaactaaaagaagTCAACCAAGAAAATACTAACGACGAAAAATCATAGAGGTGGACAGAGTTATCGTTGGAAGAGCATAGCAAGATGGGCTTGGCTTCTGAATCATGCATCCCACAGAGGGTAAGCAGGCCCTACAGGAGCCAAAGTAACAATAATAGTTTAAAGTTGTTTGGATTTAACTACCCCAACCTTCAAATTTCCCCAACCTCCACACCAATAAGGTTTGAACTCTTGGGGTGCCCCAAGAAAGAAGCTGAAATGAAAACTTTGGAATAAAGTAATAAATGTCAATTAGACAAACTTTACAGCCTGCAATAAGATAGAACAAACAGTTACCTTAAagctttatatttaaaacacctagaataataataacatggAAACTAGTTACATCTTAGGCACATGTTGAACATTGACAACACTAGTGAGAGttcaataataacaataaaaaatgtttaacaGCAGTTCAATAAGATTGCATATTTGTGCAATTTGATTCCTTTAGAAACTGCGGAATGGTTCTCCTTTGGAACTCTCCAATAATCCAAACATTAAGCATTTAGGAAATCATTAAGAAAAGGGTCTACAATAATCCACACAGAACAAATAACACAAATCTCATATTTCACAATCTATATACTTCACCTCCAACTTCATTACAATCCCAACCACACATCACTTCTTCTAAGTCTACCATAATCAACGCAGTgaatatatacaaatatgttcaattatgcaaatataataCCATTCAGtcacataaacataattttcCTTGAGATAAAGAGACGAGTTTATACCATAAATTGAAGGCTGAGTTTGGCAATGCTAGGGTAGTGCTAGATGCGGAGGAGAGGCTCCTAGTGGTCTGAGTGTGGGCTGAGGTGGGCTGAGCAAGGGTGGGCAGTGGGCCCTATGTGGAGGAACCTATGGTGGTGTCGTGAGGGTTGCTGCTATGAGGGTTCGGCTTAAGGCTATGAAAACAGAGGGGTTGAGGGAGGTGTTGGGTTGGGATCCAGAGTGGGGCCTATTTTTGTGGACGGTGAAGggtggtggttggtcgtggATGATGGCTAGCGGCCGTGAGATGAGCGGAACagagagatgagggagagaCAGAGGGGTATCACGGTTGTTGGTGGACGCTTGGTGGTTGTTGATTACGAATAGAGCAAGGGAGTGAGGGAGGGCCTCGTGCTGCTGAGCTAGgtgtggaggagaagggggctctGAAGGAGTAATGGCGATGGGCGTCGAGGTGTGAGTGGTGGCGAACAACGCTCCTAGCGGCGACGATGTAGAGAaatccaagagagagagagagagagagagaggcgaggCCAGATTCagggaaaaggaaagagatcggcgtgggggctgggggagaaggaaGGGGTGGCCGTTTAGGTGACGTGGCGGTGGCAATAGGCTGTGCGCGGGGGCTGGGGGTTGAgcgagaagagggattggggagaAGGGGGTTAGGGCGCGAGGATGGGGGGATGGGTTGTgtggagggaaaaaaaagaccgcgggattttaattttaacatgaTAATGTGCGGCGATATTAACTTGCCACAAAACGAATCGCTCATTTTCAACGAATTTGAAATTGTTGAGACTGCTCATTCTTGGCAATTAAAAATTCGCCGGAAATAGTATCCTAATGAATTTTCCAATATGCTTTTCTCCACGCTTTATATTCGCCGTTAATAAGATTCACTCGCTGCAAAAGATCTATTGTGGCAATTTTCCTATTCGTTGCAACTAAAATTCCACTATAGTCATCTACGATGACAaaaaaattgccgcaaataaataaacaataatttcaGCATAAATTTTCATGATATATTCCGTTGAATTTCAGCAGCGATCCAAAAATCGCCGTAAATAAGAGTCTactattgtggcgatttttttGCAGCAATTTTAAAGTCGCTGGAAAAAacttgatttcttgtagtgtcagaAGATATTGCGAGAGCccatatttaaatttctatgggaaatttttttcatgatgATTATGAAATCCA
Protein-coding sequences here:
- the LOC109022268 gene encoding triacylglycerol lipase OBL1-like, whose product is MAPYHDNTKFCDCFFMLKPEEASLWELVRFMLFSESETKRFIECTEEHKRDFWRRWYIFNSLLLQKLLSWGKVPMVQIGNMMELWLNLLSGNGGFLMLFSNFIKGEVVWPERSSATFTSVLGNIDGRVELDKSIRHDSRKYKTSLAMMASKLSYENEAFVQTIVRDQWNMENLGFYNFWNDFLGQASTQAIMLQDTSSKPNLIVVAFTGTRPFDPVAWGTDVDLSWFEIPNVGKVHSGFMKALGLQKDTGWPKEINQLGSHDQRQFAYYAIRQRLREILQKNEGAKFILTGHSLGGALAILFVTVLAMHEEAWLLEKLEGVYTFGQPRVGNKQFGDYMKEKLKKYDVSYFRFVYCNDLVPRVPYDDEFIFFEHCAPCIYFNSFYESKVLLEEPNKNYFGLFWEIPKYVNAVFELIRGFIIPYMKGEEYKESLLMQMCRVMGLIIPGLSAHLPPDYVNATRLGSLPTELQNPTHDDQHKLDSKAE